In Coccidioides posadasii str. Silveira chromosome 4, complete sequence, one genomic interval encodes:
- a CDS encoding uncharacterized protein (EggNog:ENOG410Q5JG~COG:K), whose amino-acid sequence MQQVVPEERTSQSAHPHPDLLNAHLRRHEKRGQVAELATKSQSNSTSSPPPIVSPTAGNSGHEQSPGELKSPTARDWQFSQNQLHDPQTVTAPPVAATAPVSMTQFSNAITLPPPPAQSSDNALLYRPAQPADVIPQHPVSSASILPHHLPPQPFAAAPVLDDDYTWLFHGASLFDLPPDDYLNLHFGGSLGPASPTGFYSQPLDAPTTQSDFPQYTIRDHERLIADCPNLLTGLLKYPAQINQILHQALDYCDIYLPLFHRPTFEISSCPSVLLLALCSLGSFLSGSPELYETGKMLHKYIWGSTVEKALASPRVEMWFLQSLVLIEHICTYTMARQQHEMAEIVHSMIVTLARRNNLLTESFRPESGSRQSLEMKWKDWAQRESIIRIAYTIFSNDVQYSVFFSHHALLSVGMMKLPLPSPSAVWEARTAAEWETQLRQIKKSTRSRYYSLDSAVESVMSMRDPDHKREFMQCFNVSNPLSIHLLIHGIAAAISDSKYRSVASSMTSATESLKVADFDEALRHWRSCFDKLPESDRKSRVSWCAQVMYHFSAVLLRNNLSDIQMAAGSAYSSGRAVTPQCAQAAYSRLVSTDPVSHDSYLHGVEVVSLCLQEADSQTSLNTGTIGFPTTETRPLWQTYGAFLGLLVLWARTLGLEREDGEKKGPASASTILSSNSIPAVAATTLNNMYQRELARAESSRDDGRMLKTELRQLIAIVCDRLTARPWEISHEAARILTSLGEREAPGRQSFSSHNGNHPR is encoded by the exons ATGCAGCAAGTCGTACCTGAGGAGCGAACATCTCAATCGGCACACCCTCATCC TGATCTCCTCAATGCCCATCTACGACGACACGAGAAGCGCGGCCAGGTCGCCGAGCTCGCGACGAAGTCCCAGTCGAACTCCACCTCCAGCCCTCCTCCGATCGTGTCGCCCACCGCTGGGAATAGCGGGCACGAGCAGTCGCCGGGAGAGCTCAAGTCCCCGACTGCCAGGGACTGGCAGTTCTCGCAGAACCAGCTTCACGACCCGCAGACCGTCACCGCGCCGCCCGTCGCAGCCACCGCTCCTGTGTCGATGACTCAGTTTTCGAATGCGATCACCTTGCCCCCTCCGCCGGCCCAAAGTTCCGATAACGCTCTGCTCTACCGCCCTGCGCAGCCCGCCGACGTTATACCCCAGCATCCTGTCTCGTCTGCCAGCATCCTCCCGCACCATTTGCCTCCACAACCGTTTGCGGCCGCGCCGGTGCTCGATGACGATTACACTTGGTTATTTCACGGCGCGAGTCTCTTCGATCTGCCGCCTGATGACTATCTTAACCTCCATTTTGGCGGTAGCCTCGGCCCTGCCTCACCTACA GGATTTTATTCCCAGCCTTTAGACGCCCCGACCACTCAATCTGATTTCCCGCAATACACCATCCGCGATCATGAACGCCTTATAGCCGACTGTCCC AATCTTCTAACCGGTCTTCTCAAATATCCTGCCCAAATAAATCAAATCCTGCACCAGGCACTTGACTACTGTGATATATATTTGCCGCTCTTTCACCGCCCAACGTTCGAGATCTCGTCGTGTCCGTCGGTGCTGCTTCTTGCACTATGCAGCCTTGGATCGTTTCTCAGCGGGTCTCCCGAACTATATGAAACCGGGAAGATGCTTCATAAGTACATATGGGGttcaacagtagaa AAAGCTCTAGCTAGTCCTCGGGTGGAGATGTGGTTCCTTCAGTCATT GGTGCTTATCGAGCATATTTGTACGTATACGATGGCTCGGCAACAGCATGAGATGGCGGAAATCGTGCACAGTATGATTGTCACT CTTGCTCGTCGAAATAATCTATTAACAGAAAGTTTCCGACCGGAGAGTGGATCCCGACAATCCCTTGAGATGAAATGGAAGGACTGGGCCCAAAGAGAATCCATCATTAG AATCGCATATACGATCTTCTCGAATGATGTTCAATATAGCGTGTTCTTCTCACATCACGCTTTACTCTCCGTGGGGATGATGAAACTCCCGCTCCCAAGTCCCTCGGCTGTGTGGGAAGCACGTACAGCAGCGGAATGGGAGACACAGCTGCGacagataaagaagtcaACGAGATCTCGTTATTACAGCCTTGATTCGGCTGTAGAATCAGTCATGTCAATGAGAGATCCGGACCATAAGCGAGAATTTATGCAGTGCTTCAATGTTTCGAACCCGCTCTCAATACATCTCCTCATCCATGGGATTGCCGCAGCAATAAGCGACTCTAAATATCGTTCTGTTGCCTCTTCGATGACGTCCGCGACTGAAAGCCTGAAAGTGGCTGATTTTGACGAAGCATTGCGACACTGGCGATCCTGTTTCGACAAACTCCCCGAATCCGATAGAAAATCTAGGGTGTCGTGGTGCGCTCAAGTTATGTATCATTTCTCTGCGGTCCTTCTTCGCAATAATCTGTCGGACATCCAGATGGCCGCAGGAAGCGCTTACTCCTCAGGTCGCGCCGTTACCCCCCAATGCGCGCAAGCCGCATACTCTCGGCTCGTATCGACCGATCCCGTGAGCCACGATTCGTACCTTCATGGAGTGGAAGTAGTCAGCCTGTGTCTACAAGAAGCCGACAGCCAAACCTCCCTGAACACTGGCACCATAGGTTTTCCGACAACGGAAACTCGGCCGCTATGGCAGACTTATGGCGCCTTTCTCGGTTTGCTTGTTCTTTGGGCGCGCACATTAGGTTTGGAACGAGAGGACGGCGAGAAAAAAGGGCCAGCTAGCGCGTCTACGATTCTATCGTCAAATTCAATCCCGGCAGTCGCGGCGACTACGTTGAATAATATGTATCAACGGGAGTTGGCGCGTGCGGAATCTTCGCGGGATGATGGGAGGATGTTGAAAACCGAGTTACGCCAGTTGATTGCGATTGTGTGTGATCGCCTAACGGCGCGGCCGTGGGAGATAT CTCACGAAGCGGCTCGAATTTTGACTTCCTtgggagaaagagaagcacCAGGCCGGCAGTCATTCAGCTCTCACAATGGGAATCACCCCAGATAG
- a CDS encoding uncharacterized protein (EggNog:ENOG410Q5JG~COG:K), producing MALGAIMVPLACSRDIIDGPHPERLFKLSEKAVELNGCLAVHVVVVRHHPPSPRPPRNTVPSGPWTMIPAWTGFYDGTESP from the exons ATGGCATTGGGAGCGATAATGGTCCCGCTCGCCTGCTCTCGCGACATTATCGACGGACCGCATCCCGAACGGCTGTTCAAACTTAGCGAGAAGGCGGTCGAACTTAATGGTTG CCTGGCTGTTCACGTTGTTGTTGTGCGGCATCATCCTCCTTCGCCCCGTCCGCCTCGAAACACTGTCCCTTCCGGCCCCTGGACGATGATCCCAGCGTGGACCGGGTTCTACGATGGAACGGAATCGCCCTAA
- a CDS encoding uncharacterized protein (EggNog:ENOG410PV80~COG:S~TransMembrane:11 (o54-77i140-163o183-201i376-405o425-449i470-495o515-544i556-575o581-603i632-649o655-673i)~BUSCO:1638at33183), which translates to MERVFPRFYTGLELFRRDFLNQSNDPNIGSARGDSQSPGSSTLSDLGVNVSTSAAALLTTFVPAFGLAVVWFGLFLVCRRTQRRFYAPKSYLGHLHDYERSPELPSGFFNWIGVFLRLPDSHVLRHSSLDGYFFVRFLKVMSVVCLVGCVITWPILLPIHIAGGAGNKQLDAMSFSNVQNPQSYYAHTIVAWIFFVKRVWITSDCSKLQKLVKKRDTLAYRLEGIETGYIKKAHAAHLKSSKGDIKDPESSMETSPIELEQGKESFPPAPNIERPMHRHRYVFGQKVDTIDWLRSQLKEVIPQVEELQQRHREGQVKPVSAVFIEFGTQMEAQIAFQTLSHHHPLQMTPRFIGISPDQVIWPALQYSWWQRIIRKFLIQGFIAVLVIFWSIPSAFVGSISNITYLTNLLPFLKFINDLPGIVKGAISGVLPTVALAILMSLAPIILRWCARQSGLPSTARVELFTQNAHFVFQVVQVFLVTTLTSAASAATSQIIKDPLSAKDLLAENLPKASNFYISYFLFQGLILSSGAVMQVVTFLVFKLLRVLFDRTPRNLYQRWASLTGLSWGTVFPVFTNMVVIAITYSCIAPIILGFSSLGLYLVYQAYRYNLLFVYDSTVDTKGLIYPRALKQVLTGIYLAEICLIGLFAIKGAIGPLILMGIFAIVTALAHISLNDALSPLLSALPRTLDNEDDVEEEIIGTGSEGCSSSSINDPEKGIAQATVTHTELIGRRARLRKKFLKFTTWLLHPSTYADYASLRKKVRQDPGITYGQEVDDNAYYPPSVTSPTPLLWVPRDARGVSRQEVALTRTVIPITDEGAHLDEKNKVVWDKIGMKPPIWQEKIFY; encoded by the exons ATGGAGAGGGTATTCCCCCGGTTCTACACCGGGCTAGAGCTGTTCCGAAGAGACTTCCTG AACCAAAGCAATGACCCTAATATTGGATCGGCCAGGGGAGATAGCCAGTCGCCAGGATCGTCAACCTTGAGCGACCTAGGGGTGAACGTGTCAACTTCTGCAGCAGCCCTACTTACTACATTCGTCCCGGCTTTTGGCTTGGCTGTTGTATGGTTTGGGCTCTTCCTCGTCTGTCGGCGGACGCAGCGCCGATTCTACGCGCCCAAGTCATACTTGGGCCACCTTCATGACTA TGAACGGAGCCCAGAGCTCCCTTCTGGATTTTTTAACTGGATTGGAGTGTTTCTTCGACTTCCAGATAGTCACGTTCTTCGTCACTCGTCTCTAGACGGGTATTTCTTCGTTCGCTTTTTGAAAGTGATGTCTGTGGTATGCCTCGTCGGTTGTGTCATAACCTGGCCAATCCTGCTTCCAATCCACATCGCAGGTGGTGCTGGAAATAAGCAGCTGGATGCCATGAGTTTCAGCAATGTGCAAAATCCACAGTCTTATTATGCCCACACAATAGTAGCTTGGATCTTCTTCG TCAAGCGAGTTTGGATCACCAGCGATTGTTCAAAACTGCAAAAACTGGTGAAAAAGAGAGATACATTAGCGTATCGTTTAGAGGGGATAGAAACAGGGTACATCAAAAAGGCCCATGCTGCGCACCTCAAGTCATCAAAAGGTGACATAAAGGATCCGGAGTCGTCGATGGAGACTTCTCCCATTGAGCTCGAGCAAGGGAAGGAAAGTTTTCCACCGGCACCAAATATCGAACGGCCCATGCATCGACACCGATACGTTTTTGGCCAAAAAGTTGATACCATTGACTGGCTGCGCTCTCAGCTTAAGGAGGTTATTCCTCAAGTTGAAGAGCTACAACAACGTCACCGAGAAGGACAAGTAAAGCCAGTCTCTGCTGTGTTTATCGAGTTTGGCACGCAGATGGAAGCTCAGATTGCCTTTCAAACACTCTCGCACCATCATCCGCTCCAAATGACACCGCGTTTCATAGGAATCTCGCCAGACCAGGTAATTTGGCCCGCATTACAGTATAGTTGGTGGCAGAGGATTATCCGCAAATTTCTTATCCAAGGGTTTATCGCCGTTCTGGTAATATTCTGGTCGATTCCGTCCGCGTTCGTCGGGTCGATCTCTAATATTACGTACCTTACCAACCTGCTCCCGTTTTTAAAATTCATTAATGATTTGCCAGGGATTGTCAAAGGGGCGATCAGCGGTGTCCTGCCGACAGTGGCGTTAGCGATCCTGATGTCTTTGGCACCGATTATACTGAGAT GGTGCGCTCGACAGTCGGGTCTGCCGTCAACGGCCCGAGTCGAACTCTTTACTCAAAACGCCCATTTCGTCTTCCAAGTCGTTCAAGTCTTCTTGGTGACAACCTTGACATCTGCAGCATCTGCAGCAACTAGCCAGATTATCAAAGATCCCCTATCAGCCAAAGATCTTCTCGCAGAAAATCTACCGAAGGCGTCAAACTTCTATATCTCgtattttctatttcagGGTTTGATATTGAGCTCGGGAGCGGTCATGCAGGTCGTTACCTTTTTGGTCTTTAAGTTGCTGCGGGTGCTTTTTGATAGGACTCCGAGAAACCTGTACCAGCGCTGGGCATCTCTCACCGGTTTATCCTGGGGTACTGTGTTTCCCGTTTTCACGAACATGGTGGTGATTG CCATTACGTATTCCTGTATTGCTCCAATTATACTTGGATTCTCTTCCTTGGGGCTATACCTCGTGTATCAAGCTTATCGATATAATCTTTTATTCGTCTACGACTCGACAGTCGACACCAAAGGACTCATATATCCGCGAGCGCTGAAACAGGTTCTGACAGGGATCTACCTGGCTGAAATCTGCCTGATAGGCCTCTTCGCGATCAAAGGAGCAATTGGCCCTCTGATCCTAATGGGCATCTTCGCAATTGTCACCGCACTGGCCCACATTTCGTTGAACGATGCACTGAGTCCGTTGTTGTCAGCATTACCGCGCACGCTAGACAACGAAGACGATGTCGAAGAGGAAATTATTGGTACTGGAAGCGAAGGCTGCTCCAGCAGCTCCATTAACGATCCTGAAAAGGGTATAGCTCAGGCCACCGTGACGCATACGGAATTGATCGGTCGTCGGGCCCGACTGCGAAAGAAATTCCTGAAGTTCACAACTTGGTTACTGCATCCGAGTACATATGCGGATTATGCATCGCTACGAAAGAAGGTCCGACAAGACCCCGGGATAACCTATGGCCAGGAGGTCGATGACAATGCCTACTACCCACCATCAGTTACGAGCCCGACGCCGCTGCTCTGGGTCCCGCGAGACGCGAGAGGTGTGAGTCGGCAGGAGGTCGCGTTAACGAGGACGGTGATCCCGATTACGGACGAGGGCGCCCATCTCGATGAAAAGAACAAGGTTGTATGGGATAAGATCGGGATGAAGCCCCCGATCTGGCAGGAGAAGATATTCTATTAA
- a CDS encoding uncharacterized protein (EggNog:ENOG410PKRG~COG:O~BUSCO:4147at33183) codes for MADTTSTNIPPTSPQRNRGSNRNQSGRRGRGGGQSPFMTSNSESHRGNRGPGRGRGGGRGGRGGRQSRNQGARLWDRRSTPDGEDASGEPPDRDLRGTGTSGDRLTGDAKGSEGEGSRKAKLSSDDDAAGDADDSEICFICASKVEHMSVSPCNHRTCHICAIRLRALYKTKGCAHCRTESSFVIFTNERAKRFEEFTDRDFIRTDDNLGVKYETQEIFEDTVLLLRYNCPDKDCAVACLGWPDLHRHVKSKHGKVMCDLCTRNKKVFTHEHDLFSISQLRKHEKYGDDNPGALDQSGFKGHPECGFCRQRFYGDDELYAHCRDKHERCHICDRRAGRGQPEYFIDYNALEEHFNSNHFLCLDKECLEKKFVVFESQMDLKAHQLECHPAGLSKDARRDARLVDMSTFDFREPYQPQRGRREGRRPLGRDPNSELLPPSSAQPLRRDEIAYQRQLAIQSAQSISTRSFGGQLTQSQPQPARPSPPAAPAAQPQLPAPSLPPIENLDLNTPSSSPQEEARRIAHTTVLDRASSLLGNDPRKINEFRNKVSLYRSSSIGANDLIESFFSLFDASSTELGKLVKELAHLYEDESKRTGLLTAWNDWRAINEDYPALPGPSGTLPSTSLANVGGGKRVLRLKSSTAQSSRSAVGQNPRLPGLLNPNSTSNPFPSLPNPSTSKSQKLKSASRVWGTAPTPPSSTPKISPTPSRSASRPAIPTVGIATNSDAFPALPAAPKPNVLMAGLTRGTVRWEDRNESRPQVWGAAASNPTPAEADISGASGTDSKGKGKKGKGKQVLYHFG; via the exons ATGGCCGACACCACAAGTACAAACATCCCACCCACTTCTCCTCAGCGAAACAGGGGGTCAAACAGAAATCAGAGCGGCCGGAGAGGGCGTGGTGGTGGCCAAAGCCCATTCATGACTTCGAATAGCGAGTCGCACCGTGGGAACCGTGGACCTGGTAGGGGACGCGGTGGCGGAAGGGGTGGGCGGGGCGGAAGACAGTCACGGAACCAAGGAGCGCGGCTGTGGGATAGACGGTCGACTCCAGACGGTGAAGATGCCAGCGGTGAGCCACCAGACCGTGATCTTCGAGGGACTGGCACCTCCGGTGATCGCCTGACCGGAGATGCCAAGGGTTCTGAGGGCGAGGGCAGCAGGAAGGCTAAGCTTTCCTCGGACGACGATGCCGCAGGTGACGCCGATGATAGTGAGATCTGCTTCATCTGCGCATCCAAGGTAGAACACATGTCTGTCTCTCCGTGCAATCATCGAACTTGCCATATCTGTGCGATCCGCTTGAGAGCGTTGTACAAGACCAAAGGTTGTGCACATTGCCGT ACGGAATCGAGTTTCGTGATATTTACAAACGAGCGTGCGAAGCGATTCGAAGAGTTTACGGATAGGGATTTCATAAGGACGGATGATAATCTAGGTGTCAAATACGAGACGCAAGAGATCTTTGAGGACACGGTTTTGCTCCTACGCTACAATTGCCCTGATAAAGATTGCGCCGTTGCCTGCCTAGGATGGCCAGATTTGCACAGGCATGTAAAGAGCAAGCACGGCAAGGTTATGTG TGACTTATGtacaagaaacaaaaaagtTTTCACACATGAACATGACTTATTCTCAATATCACAGCTCCGAAAGCATGAGAAATACGGAGATGATAATCCTGGGGCGCTGGACCAAAGTGGATTCAAAGGCCACCCAGAATGCGGCTTTTGTCGTCAGCGATTCTACGGCGATGATGAACTCTATGCACACTGTAGGGATAAGCATGAGCGCTGTCATATCTGCGACCGGCGGGCTGGCCGGGGTCAACCGGAGTACTTCATTGACTACAACGCGCTTGAGGAGCACTTCAATAGCAATCATTTCCTTTGCCTCGACAAAGAATGCCTCGAAAAGAAGTTTGTGGTTTTTGAATCACAGATGGACCTGAAAGCGCATCAACTTGAGTGTCACCCTGCTGGCCTTTCCAAGGACGCAAGAAGAGACGCCCGGCTTGTGGATATGTCAACATTTGACTTTAGAGAACCGTACCAACCACAGCGCGGACGCCGCGAAGGGAGGAGACCACTGGGACGTGATCCTAACTCGGAACTTCTTCCTCCATCCAGTGCTCAGCCGCTAAGAAGAGACGAAATTGCTTACCAACGACAACTGGCTATCCAGAGTGCACAGTCGATCTCCACGAGGTCGTTTGGTGGTCAGCTTACTCAAAGTCAACCGCAACCTGCCCGACCCTCGCCCCCTGCAGCACCAGCTGCGCAACCTCAACTTCCAGCACCATCCCTTCCACCTATTGAAAACCTTGATCTTAACACACCCTCTTCTAGTCCTCAGGAAGAAGCTCGACGTATTGCGCACACCACTGTCTTGGATCGAGCATCCTCGCTCTTAGGCAATGATCCTCGGAAAATCAATGAATTCCGAAATAAAGTCTCATTATATCGGTCTTCCAGTATTGGGGCAAATGACTTGATCGaatcttttttctctcttttcgaCGCATCTTCGACTGAATTAGGAAAACTCGTTAAAGAGTTAGCCCATTTGTATGAAGATGAGTCGAAGCGAACTGGCCTTTTAACAGCTTGGAATGATTGGCGAGCTATCAACGAAGACTACCCTGCCCTTCCTGGTCCAAGCGGTACTCTTCCTTCCACCAGCTTGGCCAACGTCGGAGGCGGCAAACGCGTTCTTCGTCTCAAGTCATCCACCGCACAATCATCTCGGTCCGCAGTTGGGCAGAATCCCCGTCTGCCAGGTCTTCTCAATCCCAACAGCACATCCAacccgttcccatcccttcCCAACCCATCTACTTCAAAATCCCAAAAGCTTAAAAGCGCCAGCCGAGTTTGGGGCACAGCACCAACCCCACCATCTTCTACGCCCAAAATCTCTCCGACCCCAAGCCGCTCTGCATCTCGTCCGGCGATACCAACAGTCGGTATAGCAACTAATTCGGACGCTTTCCCGGCTCTCCCTGCGGCTCCGAAGCCCAACGTTTTGATGGCAGGCCTCACACGCGGTACAGTTAGATGGGAGGATCGAAATGAAAGTCGACCTCAGGTGTGGGGTGCCGCAGCGAGCAATCCGACTCCCGCGGAAGCGGACATCAGTGGTGCTAGTGGCACTGACTCAAAGGGTaaagggaagaaaggaaaggggaAGCAGGTGTTGTATCATTTCGGATAG
- the MSH4 gene encoding MutS protein msh4 (EggNog:ENOG410PIRB~COG:L~BUSCO:1889at33183) — translation MSSTVFSSKTSTGWAPDNRPTTRHTATSGRPRTGRPTTTATSVTVQDIICAISESRGVCPTVGLAFVNLSTSEAVLCQICDSQTYARTIQKLAVLEPTEILFMKTAQTPKSKLYAIVEENLPQRTITAIDRRYWAEKTGHEYVDQLAFKDDLESIKLSLEGNYFASCCLAAVLTYIELELSKSFASHSLRIKYEPSDGSMMIDLSTIISLELIQNLQRAKSKDCLFGVLNETLTPMGARLLRSNVLQPSTEPTKLLGRYDAVEELATREDMFHGVREALKSFVDSDKILTALTLVPTRITFEHAEQSINNMIMLKTYVSSIKPVYESLTGSKSDLLVAIRNLCDPSQYEVIESLLDSTLNADVSYQSRPLDLRNQRTYAVKAGVNSLLDVARQTYKEANTDVNELASHLTEAHNLSLDLRFETARQYYFRLPVSDLEEKQLPGVFINVFRKRSYLEFQTLDLVKLNQKITDSHNEVIAMSDKSVQELIEDVRSEISVLFRISEGLAMLDMLSTFARLVVVHDYVRPELTDTLAIKAGRHPIREKIHSNKFIPNDAYATQQSRFQIVTGCNMSGKSTYIRSIALMSVMAQIGCFVPAQYASFPIVTQLFARISADDNTEANISTFSAEMREMAFILRNIGPRSMAIVDELGRGTSTVDGLSIAIAISEALVDSHALVWFATHFTDLARIMAHRNGVINLHLAVEMSAPTSKMTMLYKIADGYVKEKHYGLSLAKLMPFPAKILQTAQTVSEELSLRATKRHNNPKAIAIAKRRQLLLALREQLLQARDGVMEGEELRKWLKKLQDDFTLRMAALDAEIALVMDEEVNEDSVGQTGLQDTPMLDDDKNSSTIDSDEMTDVTSPIMPNKAFS, via the exons ATGTCGTCAACAGTCTTCTCTTCTAAAACCTCAACCGGATGGGCGCCCGACAACCGACCAACGACGCGCCATACAGCTACTAGTGGACGGCCAAGGACAGGAAGACCAACGACTACTGCTACAAGTGTTACTGTCCAGGATATCATCTGTGCAATTAGTGAATCACGGGGAGTATGCCCTACAGTTGGCCTTGCATTCGTTAATCTTTCCACATCGGAGGCTGTGCTATGCCAAATATGTGACAGCCAAACTTATGCGCGGACAATCCAGAAATTGGCCGTGCTGGAACCCACGGAAATTCTGTTTATGAAGACTGCTCAAACACCAAAGTCAAAGCTCTATGCGATTGTGGAGGAGAATCTCCCCCAGCGCACCATAACAGCAATTGACCGACGGTATTGGGCAGAAAAGACGGGCCATGAATACGTTGACCAGTTAGCGTTCAAGGACGATCTTGAATCGATTAAACTATCTCTGGAGGGGAATTATTTTGCCTCTTGCTGTCTCGCAGCT GTTCTCACGTATATTGAACTTGAGCTCTCTAAATCTTTCGCATCACATTCGCTTCGCATTAAATATGAGCCTTCAGATGGGTCCATGATGATTGATCTCTCCACTATCATTTCGTTGGAGCTAATCCAAAACCTCCAGCGTGCCAAGTCAAAGGACTGCCTCTTTGGGGTCCTAAATGAGACCCTTACTCCAATGGGCGCACGATTACTTCGCAGTAATGTCTTGCAGCCATCTACAGAACCAACTAAGCTACTAGGGAGGTATGATGCCGTAGAGGAGCTTGCAACAAGGGAAGATATGTTTCACGGCGTTCGAGAAG CCCTTAAGTCATTTGTGGACTCGGACAAAATTTTAACTGCC TTAACACTTGTACCAACTAGAATCACCTTCGAGCACGCAGAGCAGTCAATTAACAATATGATCATGCTTAAAACATACGTATCTTCAATAAAACCCGTATATGAATCCCTAACCGGTTCTAAAAGTGACCTCCTCGTGGCAATTCGAAAT CTCTGCGATCCCTCACAATATGAAGTTATCGAGTCGCTCCTCGATTCAACGTTGAATGCAGATGTGTCGTATCAATCTCGGCCGCTTGACTTGCGAAATCAGCGAACCTATGCCGTCAAG GCCGGGGTGAATAGCTTGCTGGATGTTGCAAGGCAAACCTACAAAGAGGCAAATACCGATGTAAATGAGCTTGCATCTCATCTTACGG AGGCTCACAATCTCTCTCTCGATTTACGATTCGAAACTGCTCGCCAATACTACTTTCGGCTCCCAGTGTCTGATTTGGAAGAGAAACAATTGCCCGGCGTTTTTATCAACGTCTTTCGGAAGAGGTCCTATCTAGAATTTCAAACTCTAGATCTTGTGAAATTAAACCAGAAAATCACCGACTCCCATAATGAGGTTATCGCTATGAGTGATAAGAGCGTCCAAGAACTTATCGAAGATGttagatctgaaatatccgTCTTATTCCGCATCAGTGAAGGCCTTGCGATGCTAGACATGCTATCAACATTCGCGCGGCTTGTGGTAGTTCATGATTATGTTCGTCCTGAACTAACGGATACCCTTGCAATTAAGGCCGGAAGACATCCAATCCGGGAAAAAATACATTCGAACAAATTCATTCCTAATGATGCTTATGCTACACAGCAATCACGATTTCAAATTGTTACCGGGTGCAACATGAGCGGTAAAAGCACATATATACGCTCGATCGCCCTCATGTCTGTGATGGCTCAAATTGGCTGCTTCGTGCCTGCACAGTATGCTTCTTTTCCCATAGTTACTCAGCTTTTTGCACGTATTTCTGCTGATGACAACACTGAAGCCAATATCTCCACTTTTTCTGCTGAGATGAGAGAGATGGCTTTCATTCTTCGTAACATTGGACCCAGAAGCATGGCTATCGTCGACGAACTCGGCCGTGGCACTAGTACAGTCGATGGCCTCTCTATTGCCATTGCGATATCTGAAGCGCTCGTGGATAGTCATGCTCTTGTTTGGTTTGCGACCCACTTTACCGATTTGGCTCGAATCATGGCCCATAGAAACGGGGTCATCAATTTGCACTTGGCCGTGGAGATGTCTGCACCAACGTCGAAAATGACGATGTTGTACAAGATTGCTGACGGCTACGTCAAGGAAAAGCACTATGGTCTTTCGCTTGCAAAGCTCATGCCCTTCCCCGCCAAAATCTTACAAACTGCGCAAACCGTGTCAGAGGAGCTGAGTTTAAGGGCAACAAAGAGACATAATAATCCAAAGGCGATTGCAATAGCCAAACGGAGACAGCTTCTACTTGCACTGCGTGAACAACTCCTTCAAGCAAGGGATGGAGTAATGGAGGGAGAAGAATTGAGAAAATGGCTTAAGAAATTGCAGGACGACTTTACTTTGCGAATGGCAGCGCTTGACGCAGAAATTGCTCTGGTTATGGACGAAGAAGTAAACGAAGATAGTGTTGGGCAAACAGGACTGCAGGATACTCCCATGCTTGATGATGACAAAAATAGCTCAACTATAGATTCTGATGAAATGACGGATGTCACCAGTCCGATCATGCCTAACAAGGCATTTTCCTGA